The following coding sequences lie in one Sphingopyxis macrogoltabida genomic window:
- a CDS encoding SDR family NAD(P)-dependent oxidoreductase yields MGMMDGKAVLVTGAGRGVGRGIALEMAKAGAAVVANDLGVSLTGEGGDEGSPAEQVVAEIVAMGGKAVANHDSVADWDGACAMVKAAVDGFGRIDAVVNNAGNLRDVYFHKMGPDDFDAVLAVHLKGSFNTSRAAAPFFKEQASGAYVHMTSTSGLIGNFGQANYAAAKLGIVGLSKSIALDMQRFGVRSNAIAPFAWTRMIDSIPTDTPEQQKRVDGLKKLEADKIAPFVVALTGDAGAKVTGQIFAVRNNEIFLFSQPRPIRTAHTADGWTPETVAERVFDQFANDFYPLHRSADVFTWEPV; encoded by the coding sequence ATGGGAATGATGGACGGAAAAGCCGTGCTGGTGACCGGCGCGGGACGCGGCGTCGGCCGCGGTATCGCGCTCGAGATGGCGAAGGCCGGCGCCGCGGTGGTGGCCAACGACCTCGGCGTATCGCTGACCGGCGAGGGCGGCGACGAAGGCTCGCCCGCCGAACAGGTGGTCGCCGAGATCGTCGCAATGGGCGGCAAGGCGGTTGCCAATCATGACAGCGTCGCCGACTGGGACGGCGCCTGCGCGATGGTCAAGGCCGCGGTCGACGGCTTCGGCCGCATCGACGCGGTAGTGAACAACGCCGGGAACCTGCGCGACGTCTATTTCCACAAGATGGGCCCCGACGATTTCGACGCGGTGCTCGCCGTGCATTTGAAGGGCAGCTTCAACACGAGCCGCGCCGCCGCCCCTTTCTTCAAGGAGCAGGCGTCGGGCGCCTATGTCCATATGACCTCGACGAGCGGGCTCATCGGCAATTTCGGGCAGGCCAATTATGCCGCGGCCAAACTCGGCATCGTCGGCCTCTCGAAATCGATCGCGCTCGACATGCAGCGCTTCGGCGTGCGCTCGAACGCGATCGCGCCCTTCGCCTGGACGCGCATGATCGACTCGATCCCGACCGATACGCCCGAGCAGCAGAAGCGCGTCGACGGCCTCAAGAAGCTCGAGGCCGACAAGATTGCCCCCTTCGTCGTCGCGCTCACCGGCGATGCCGGCGCCAAGGTGACCGGGCAGATCTTCGCGGTGCGCAACAACGAGATCTTCCTCTTCTCGCAGCCGCGCCCGATCCGTACCGCGCACACCGCCGACGGCTGGACCCCCGAGACGGTCGCCGAGCGCGTCTTCGACCAGTTCGCGAACGACTTCTACCCGCTGCACCGCTCGGCCGACGTCTTCACCTGGGAACCGGTCTGA
- a CDS encoding MaoC/PaaZ C-terminal domain-containing protein: MTFRPDRILAHDFGEARQSYIARDAILYALGVGLGHDPLDEGDLAFLDETRLSVLPTFAVTLCSPGMWIRDAAFGVDFRRLVHSAQAATFHAPLSPSADVLGTARVVGLTDRGEGRGAILELERQIANAADGTTYCTLRQTLLLRGNGGFGGPAAPRASTVIPETAPGAQTSTSLSPRAALIYRLSGDWNPLHIDPAFARSAGFDRPIMHGLGSYGVAGAALSRALGRNPAETSALSCRFSGIVFPGDTLAFSIWPDAHGAAFRAHVGERLVLDEGRIAWRSAA; encoded by the coding sequence ATGACCTTCCGGCCCGATCGCATCCTCGCGCATGATTTCGGCGAAGCGCGGCAGAGCTACATCGCGCGCGATGCCATCCTCTATGCGCTCGGCGTCGGGCTCGGCCACGACCCGCTGGACGAGGGAGACCTCGCCTTTCTCGACGAGACAAGGCTGTCGGTCCTCCCGACCTTCGCGGTCACGCTCTGCTCGCCCGGCATGTGGATCCGCGACGCCGCCTTCGGCGTCGACTTCCGCCGCCTCGTGCACAGCGCGCAGGCCGCAACCTTTCATGCGCCGCTTTCCCCAAGCGCAGATGTCCTCGGGACAGCGCGGGTCGTCGGCCTCACCGACCGCGGTGAGGGCCGCGGCGCGATCCTCGAGCTCGAGCGCCAGATCGCCAATGCCGCCGACGGCACCACCTATTGCACGCTTCGCCAGACGCTCTTGCTGCGCGGCAACGGCGGCTTCGGTGGTCCTGCGGCGCCTCGCGCATCGACGGTCATCCCAGAGACGGCGCCGGGCGCCCAAACAAGCACCTCCCTCTCGCCGCGCGCCGCGCTGATCTACCGCCTCTCGGGCGACTGGAACCCGCTCCATATCGACCCCGCTTTTGCCAGGTCGGCGGGCTTCGACCGGCCGATCATGCACGGCCTTGGCAGCTATGGCGTCGCAGGCGCGGCATTATCGCGCGCGCTGGGCCGCAACCCCGCCGAGACGAGCGCGCTCTCCTGCCGTTTTTCCGGCATCGTCTTTCCCGGCGACACGCTTGCGTTCAGCATCTGGCCGGACGCACACGGCGCCGCCTTCCGCGCCCATGTCGGCGAGCGCCTCGTCCTCGACGAGGGCCGGATCGCCTGGCGGAGCGCCGCATGA